From the genome of Nicotiana tabacum cultivar K326 chromosome 2, ASM71507v2, whole genome shotgun sequence:
ATTATATGGTCTCAGGCTCTGATAATCTGCAGAAACTGGTTCAACTTTCTTGGAAATGGTTTCTGTTTGCTTAGAAATGTGCTGTAGTTGAAGCGTTTTTTTCAAGGATATTAATTCATGTTCAAGATTTTGGATTCTGAAGCTAGTGGATTCATATTCCTTTTTTGAGAATTCAGACTTTTGCACTGCTGAATCTTTTAACAAGAAGCTTAGTGGTTTGCTTCCGCCTACGCTTCCTTCCATATATGGACTCTCTACCAAGTTCTGGCTTTTGGAATTTGCATATATTGTACTTGAGATGCTTCCTGAGTACTCTCCACAATGAACATAACGAAACGAGTCTGAACATTCTTTAAAAGCTTGTTGTGTGTTTAGTTGCTGAACAAACAGTGCTTGGACAATAAGTCTCAACGGCATCAATTCATTTTGAACTGCTTCAATACACACTTCTTGTGAAAGTTTCTGGCAATTGAGGTATTTGCACACCAATCCTTTCTCTTCTTGTGACATATCAGGATGTGCCTGGATAAAACAgaaatttttttctttgttgAGGAAAAAAATATTGAACAGTAAATTTGGAGCAGGAGCGCAAGTAGAAGGTagaggcggagccaggattttaACCTTATGGGTTCTGGATTTTGGGACCACAATTTCAAGTGTTAATGACTGGTTCTAacttctaaatttaatatttatacatatttcatGAATTCAAAACACCAAATACACTATTTGagcaaaagctactgggttcggctTGTACCTCCGCCCCTGCATATAGGGGCCGAACGCATTAGCTTTTGCTCAAACAGTGTATTTGTGTTATGAATTCCATTAAATATGTACACATTAAAACTTAGAACCCAGTTTATTAGCACTTGAAGTCGTCGTTCTAAAATACAGAACCCATAAAATTGAGATCGTGACTATGCCTCCATTGACAACCTTTGGTTTTTTCCACTTATCGGTATGCTTTGAGTTTGAAATTGACAATTGAAGATGAAATATGAATAGCCAACTTTCTAAAAATGCATGTAGCAATCTGGTTGTTTTTCATTGAAATATACAGAAATGCACCTATTCCATTTAAATTATGTTGAACTTCTACTTTAGGACTTGAGATGTAGCGAAAACTTACCATGAGAAAAGTGCTTAAAGCTCTATAGAGATGATCGTGCGTTTGTCTGCTGGACAATGGAACAGTTTCAATGAGTTCCAGGAATCTTTTAGCACTCCATTTTGGATCAGTGGCTATCTTTGTTAGATATGCATCCCAAAGTTCAGCAACGACGTAATTTCTTGGTGAAGGTGTATGAGGTAACTCCATTCCAAATGTTACATATTTTGAAAATATGCTCTTCATTATTGTTAACTCAATGCACGACGAAATGGAGTCGTTGTTGCTTTCCGGAAGGAGAAAATCTTCCACTTGAGCCAAGTATAGTAGCGACGCAATCTGATCTTGCAACTTTTCTCTACTTTCAATTCTTAAACCGAGTTGAAGTGATCTTGAAAGCAAACAGAAGTAAAATCCAACAGGTATAACTTTACTAGCTTTCTCTCCCATACGCAGCAACTCAAGAATCCCTTGAAGGATTTTGGAAACTTTTTCATTtgtatcattattattattattgtcatcAGCATTATTGTCAACTTCGCTTTCCTTACTAGCATTCTGCCAAAACTGGTGTTTTTTTTCAGAAAGTACCCATTTATTTGCATAGAAAAGTACTATTGGGCTGACATATTTCTCCTTCATTCCTTGTCTTCTCAGCGATGATATTATCCTCTTGAAAAATGGAAATGGCAAAGCAATAAGATCTTTAATCCACAAATCTTGGCTGAGAATTTCCTTGACTTTCTCATCGCTCCAATGCTGACTAGCCAAGGCCTCTAATGTAACAACCGGATGGTCTCTTCTCCTTTCGGGGTCAAGAATTTCCATACATGCCATAAAGGCAAGAGATTCGATGCAACGACTAACAATCAGCAGCTCTTCAGCCAAAGGTAGCAATATTTGGCATTTTTGGAGGACGATCAGAGTATCGTCCCAGCTTTGTAGTACAACCTGATTTAAGTAAATGTCGAAACGCTCACAAAGATTGCTAGAGCTGTACTCTTCTGTCATTTCCAGGAACTCTGCTGCACATCTTAGTGCTGCTACATTGAAAGGATCGACCAACGTGGACGATCCATAGATGAAAAGTGCCATCATTTCAAAGGTCTCCTGTCCTCCTGGGAAATTTCCTGGTAATTCAACCTCATTTGATTCATTCACCAGTTGTCTTCTGAAGTATCCACTCTTTGAAAACAATGGATGCTGCAACATCAAAAACCAAAGATTAACCAAGAACATGAGCTAATTGATAATATTACATGTTGAGAAGTGGTACTTTCTTCCTAGTAGGTGTTCTTCCCATCTATCCAGCCTTGGCGATACCTGTGACGACGGGAGGTAGTAGGTATCGTGTGGAATTAATCGAGGTGCGCGCAAACTATGTTGCGCACACTCTCCAAAAtgctgccgcacccgtgtcggattcTCCAAAAATAGACTaattttggaggatccgacacgcacccggAGACATTTCCGGAGGGTCCTAGCAACATAGCGCGCAAGTTGAGACAGGCGCCATTGTTATCAGGAAAAAAAAGTGGTACTTTCTTGGAGCTTCATGCTAAATGACTTTATTTTGTCATTAAGATGTTAAGAGATCTCACCTTATGCAAGTTAAAGGTTCTATTACCTATCCGAACTCGAACGGTGACAGGCAAGCCAGTTTCTTGACTCCTGAAATTACATTTCTTGATAATTAGTTAAAAAGATAAACAAACTATATAATGGAAAAGTAGAAAAGGGAGTGTTGAAATTCATTACCATGAAATGATCTTGATCTTAAGGAGGGCACCAACATTAGGAGATGAAAGTGGACTAGAAAGAACTGAAAAGTCTGAAGAAGTGCCCATTCAGTAATGAGAAGTAGCCAATCAAACTTGGGGTGGAAGTGAGTGAGTGAGTGTTTTTATTGGCAGATGGAGTTAATGCATGAAATCTAGTCAAAGATAGAAACATTTGTTTCTGAAAGGAAGCATAAATGTTGGAAAATCCCAGCTCAAAGATCGAAAAAATTAGTAGTAAAAGGGTAGAGTATTTCTAGAATCCAGAAATCCTGTGAAGCAAAAACCCGTgcagaaaaatacataaaaaagtGCAGACTTCTTATAGATTCACTGATATTTGTGCACAACTAAGATCACTATTGTACCGGCCAAGAGTAGCATTTAAAGTTTATGAGTTATTAAATTGTTACAGAACTCATAGTTCGTTTTATCGACTGGGTTCGCAATTAAAAATTcatatatatttaatgaattttataaTATAAATACAAGGTCTAAGTAAAAGTTACTAAATTTATCCAAACTTGTACTTATTACTCAAGCTCCGCCTCTGACTATAGTAAGCAGCAGCTTAGTATACAAGACATCCTGTATTCACTATGGGTTCAGAAAAGAACGCCCCCAAAGGTTAACGTAAACCCCAATATAATCATTAGTGACTGTTTCCACGGTTCGAATTTGTGACCTATTGGTCACGTGAAGACAACTAGTAACCTCTGACTATAGCTGTTTTTATATTTAGTCAAAGTCACAAGTGGGACTCAAAAAACCTCCTAATTTTAAGGCTTCAAAGACGTTCGAGGTTGAAGTTCTTGGCTTTTGGACTGTATGCACACGTGCATTAGCCTCCCTCATTGGAAGAATTGAAGATTGCTGCATTCTACCATAATATGAAAATCGAGTTTGTGAAACATTCAAGAGTTTTATACGTCGCATTGTGTAGAAAATTATATGATATTCAATA
Proteins encoded in this window:
- the LOC107799993 gene encoding BTB/POZ domain-containing protein At5g48130-like; the protein is MGTSSDFSVLSSPLSSPNVGALLKIKIISWSQETGLPVTVRVRIGNRTFNLHKHPLFSKSGYFRRQLVNESNEVELPGNFPGGQETFEMMALFIYGSSTLVDPFNVAALRCAAEFLEMTEEYSSSNLCERFDIYLNQVVLQSWDDTLIVLQKCQILLPLAEELLIVSRCIESLAFMACMEILDPERRRDHPVVTLEALASQHWSDEKVKEILSQDLWIKDLIALPFPFFKRIISSLRRQGMKEKYVSPIVLFYANKWVLSEKKHQFWQNASKESEVDNNADDNNNNNDTNEKVSKILQGILELLRMGEKASKVIPVGFYFCLLSRSLQLGLRIESREKLQDQIASLLYLAQVEDFLLPESNNDSISSCIELTIMKSIFSKYVTFGMELPHTPSPRNYVVAELWDAYLTKIATDPKWSAKRFLELIETVPLSSRQTHDHLYRALSTFLMAHPDMSQEEKGLVCKYLNCQKLSQEVCIEAVQNELMPLRLIVQALFVQQLNTQQAFKECSDSFRYVHCGEYSGSISSTIYANSKSQNLVESPYMEGSVGGSKPLSFLLKDSAVQKSEFSKKEYESTSFRIQNLEHELISLKKTLQLQHISKQTETISKKVEPVSADYQSLRPYNLEGRTPNKKRNNPIGQVTSCIGSVNLSSQRRYATRLLKVFRRITLFGRGKSRKKSGGSGLRTKTLNF